The Elgaria multicarinata webbii isolate HBS135686 ecotype San Diego chromosome 1, rElgMul1.1.pri, whole genome shotgun sequence genome has a window encoding:
- the RGS13 gene encoding regulator of G-protein signaling 13, whose translation MSPSDCWLCNLFRNGTNGITSKVSLEEVLQWSQSFEKLMSTKHGPLIYKSYLKTEYSDENIEFWLACEKYKKIASHRKRIAMAQKLFKEYIQPQAPREINIDSPAREDIIANVQEPTQSCFDEVQKIVYMHMERDSYPRFLGSDIYQSLILSLSTKREPIISVKDGE comes from the exons ATGAGTCCCAGTGACTGTTGGCTTTGCAACTTGTTCAGAAATGGCACAAATGGAATCACCTCCAA AGTTAGCCTGGAGGAAGTGCTGCAGTGGTCTCAATCTTTTGAAAAGCTCATGAGTACTAAGC ATGGGCCTCTCATCTATAAGTCCTACCTGAAGACAGAATATAGCGATGAGAACATTGAATTCTGGCTGGCATGTGAAAAGTATAAGAAGATTGCATCACATAGGAAAAGAATTGCAATGGCCCAGAAACTTTTCAAGGAATATATCCAGCCTCAGGCTCCAAGGGAG ATTAACATTGATAGTCCAGCAAGAGAAGATATTATCGCAAACGTTCAAGAACCTACACAATCCTGTTTTGATGAAGTCCAGAAAATTGTTTACATGCATATGGAAAGGGATTCATACCCAAGGTTTCTTGGATCAGATATCTATCAAAGCCTTATCCTGAGTCTTTCAACCAAAAGGGAACCCATCATATCTGTCAAAGATGGAGAATAA